One region of Solanum pennellii chromosome 6, SPENNV200 genomic DNA includes:
- the LOC107022402 gene encoding uncharacterized protein LOC107022402: protein MKLFSWMQNKFNGGQVNKVQTKNQPSKEPRNEEFNGWPDSLLAIGTFGASSSSLKPKIQNDNDNDNDNEISEDVNYYNEQSSSPDLAEFTPEEVGKLQKELTKLLSKKPAAAAKLTAAAEGRQDGNLPLDRFLNCPSSLEVDRRTSSRFSSTNSEIYENLDEEEIDRTIRAIIGRCKDHVCKTNNKKTVNGMKSVTFLLKKMFVCSSGFAPTPNLRDTLPESRMEKLLRTILSKKIIPQSASRISTKRYLEDRCVPKEDVEEKKRDKTCDGSKWVKTDSDFIVLEI, encoded by the exons atGAAG TTGTTTAGCTGGATGCAAAATAAGTTCAATGGTGGACAAGTGAACAAAGTTCAAACCAAAA ATCAGCCAAGTAAAGAACCTCGAAATGAAGAATTCAACGGTTGGCCTGATTCATTATTAGCCATTGGAACTTTTGGTGCCAGCAGCAGTTCTCTAaaaccaaaaattcaaaatgataacgataatgataatgataatgaaatcTCAGAGGACGTTAATTACTACAACGAGCAAAGTTCCTCTCCAGATTTAGCGGAATTCACACCTGAAGAAGTTggaaaattacaaaaagaattaACAAAATTACTATCTAAAAAACCCGCGGCTGCTGCTAAATTAACAGCAGCAGCCGAAGGTCGACAAGATGGTAATCTCCCATTAGACAGATTCCTAAATTGCCCTTCAAGTTTGGAAGTCGATCGAAGAACTTCAAGCAGATTTAGCAGTACTAATTcggaaatttatgaaaatcttGATGAGGAAGAAATTGATAGGACTATTAGAGCAATTATTGGAAGATGCAAGGACCATGTTTGCAaaaccaataataaaaaaacagtAAATGGGATGAAATCCGTTACATTTCTTCTCAAGAAAATGTTTGTTTGCTCAAGTGGTTTCGCACCTACTCCTAACTTGCGAGACACACTTCCCGAATCGAGAATGGAGAAG CTTTTAAGGACAATATTatcaaagaaaataattcctCAAAGTGCGTCGAGAATATCAACAAAGAGATATTTAGAGGATCGATGTGTACCAAAGGAAGATGTAGAAGAGAAAAAACGAGACAAAACTTGTGATGGATCTAAATGGGTCAAAACCGATTCGGATT ttaTTGTTCTGGAAATTTGA
- the LOC107021191 gene encoding exocyst complex component EXO70A1, translated as MEPPGNDVVAFESAEKIILRWDSTASEDAREKMIFAGDRYEIDRYLQAVDEIQRSMESATLSDDQNKANSAIQIAMARLEDEFRNILIAHTTPVEAESLTDSSPLPEEDYEDDSPLTKDLEHQESNGSCSYRPTNSIREIDLMPSDAIYDLRCIAERMILAGYLRECIQVYGSVRKSAVDSSFRKLGIEKLSIGDIQRLEWEILETKIRRWIRAAKVCVRMLFASEKKLCEQIFEGLGTATDDACFMETIKGPAIQLFNFAEAISISRRSPEKLFKILDLHDALSDLLVDIEIVFDSKSSESIRVQTVEILSRLAEAARGILSEFENAVLREPSKVPVPGGTIHPLTRYVMNYISLISDYKQTMSELIVSKPSTGSRYSSDPNTPDMDFAELESQTPLALHLIWIAVILQFNLEGKSKCYRDTSLAHIFMMNNVHYIVQKIKGSPELREMVGDDCLRKLTGKFRQAATNYQRSTWVTVLHCLRDEGLHVKGSFSSGVSKSALRERFKTFNAMFEEVHRTQSTWLIPDTQLREELRISVSEKLIPAYRSFLGRFRSHIESGRHPENYIKYSGEDIETAVLDFFEGYQVSQHIRRRSQ; from the coding sequence ATGGAGCCACCGGGAAACGACGTCGTTGCGTTTGAGTCAGCTGAGAAGATAATACTCCGGTGGGATTCCACGGCGTCGGAAGATGCTAGAGAGAAGATGATCTTCGCCGGAGATCGATATGAGATCGATCGGTACTTGCAAGCTGTTGATGAAATCCAACGGTCGATGGAGTCTGCTACACTTTCCGATGACCAGAACAAAGCTAATAGTGCGATCCAGATCGCTATGGCTAGGCTTGAAGATGAGTTTCGGAATATACTCATAGCTCATACGACTCCTGTAGAAGCTGAATCTCTTACTGACAGTAGTCCTTTGCCTGAAGAAGACTACGAGGATGACTCGCCGTTGACCAAGGACTTGGAGCATCAAGAGAGTAACGGCAGTTGTAGCTATCGACCTACAAATAGCATTCGTGAAATCGATCTAATGCCTTCGGATGCAATTTACGATCTCCGATGCATCGCCGAGCGAATGATTTTGGCCGGATATCTTCGGGAGTGTATTCAGGTGTATGGCAGTGTACGGAAGTCTGCAGTGGACTCGAGTTTCCGCAAACTTGGGATAGAGAAGCTGAGCATCGGAGATATCCAGAGATTAGAATGGGAAATTCTAGAAACGAAGATCCGGCGGTGGATACGAGCTGCAAAAGTATGCGTTCGGATGCTTTTCGCTAGTGAGAAGAAACTCTGTGAGCAAATCTTCGAAGGTTTAGGTACTGCCACGGACGATGCTTGTTTCATGGAGACTATCAAAGGTCCAGCTATTCAGCTATTCAATTTTGCTGAAGCCATTAGCATTAGTCGGAGATCACCGGAGAAGTTGTTTAAGATATTGGATCTTCACGATGCTTTATCGGATTTACTAGTGGACATTGAGATTGTTTTCGATTCAAAATCTTCGGAATCAATTAGGGTTCAAACTGTGGAGATACTATCTAGGTTAGCGGAGGCTGCAAGAGGGATATTATCTGAATTTGAAAATGCAGTGCTTCGAGAACCTTCCAAGGTTCCTGTACCTGGAGGGACAATTCATCCCTTGACTAGGTATGTTATGAACTATATAAGTTTAATTTCAGACTACAAACAGACCATGTCTGAATTGATTGTCTCAAAGCCATCAACGGGGTCAAGGTATTCGAGTGATCCTAATACTCCTGATATGGATTTTGCGGAGCTAGAATCACAGACCCCGTTGGCGCTGCATTTGATCTGGATTGCTGTGATTTTGCAGTTCAATTTGGAAGGTAAGTCTAAGTGCTATAGAGATACTTCATTGGCACATATATTTATGATGAACAATGTACATTATATTGTTCAGAAGATTAAAGGGTCACCTGAGCTAAGGGAGATGGTAGGGGATGATTGTTTAAGGAAATTAACAGGGAAATTCAGGCAAGCAGCTACAAACTACCAGAGATCAACCTGGGTGACTGTTTTGCATTGTTTGCGAGATGAGGGTTTACATGTTAAAGGCAGTTTTTCATCTGGGGTGTCTAAGAGTGCGTTGAGAGAGCGGTTTAAGACCTTCAATGCTATGTTTGAAGAGGTACATAGGACTCAGTCCACCTGGTTGATACCGGATACCCAGCTCCGGGAGGAGCTGCGTATTTCTGTATCTGAGAAGTTGATCCCAGCTTATAGATCATTTCTCGGTAGGTTCAGGAGTCATATTGAGAGTGGGAGGCATCCGGAAAACTATATCAAGTATTCCGGTGAGGACATTGAGACTGCTGTCTTGGATTTCTTCGAGGGGTACCAAGTTTCACAACACATAAGAAGAAGATCTCAGTGA
- the LOC107021508 gene encoding sm-like protein LSM1B — translation MSWASPEDIYLSTSLASYLDKKLLVLLRDGRKLLGTLRSFDQFANAVLEGACERVIVGEIYCDIPLGLYIIRGENVVLIGELDVDKEELPPHMTRVPEAEIRRAQKAEREATDLKGTMRKRMEFLDMD, via the exons ATGTCTTGGGCAAGTCCAGAAGATATTTATCTCTCTACTTCTCTTGCTAGCTATCTTGATA AGAAACTTTTAGTGTTGCTGAGAGATGGGCGCAAGCTTTTGGGGACGCTTCGTTCTTTTGACCAATTTG CTAATGCTGTTCTAGAAGGTGCGTGTGAGCGTGTTATTGTCGGTGAAATCTACTGTGATATTCCATTAGGTCTTTATATTATACGAGGGGAAAATGTCGTGTTAATTGGCGAGTTG GATGTAGATAAGGAGGAACTTCCACCACACATGACTCGTGTCCCAGAAGCTGAGATAAGAAGG GCCCAAAAAGCAGAAAGGGAGGCTACAGATCTTAAAGGTACAATGAGAAAGAGGATGGAATTTCTTGATATggattga